The DNA segment ATGGCCTGCTGGGCCGCAAAGGATGAACACCGCCATGACGATCTTGCGCAAACACTTCCACCTGCTGCTGGCCCTGGCCTTCGTGCTGGCGATGCCGCTCACCATGCAGTCCGGGTCTCTGGCCAGCGAGGTGCTGATCTACGGCCTCGCGGCCATGGGCTGCAACCTGCTGCTGGGGCACACGGGGCTGCTGTCCTTCGGGCAGGGCATCTTCTTTGGCCTCGGCAGCTACACCATCGCCCTCACGCTCACGCGCTGGCCCTTGCCCATGCCGCTGGCCCTGGCGCTCGCCGTGGTGGCGGGTGCGGTGGGCGCGGCGCTGGTGGGCTGGGTCGCCATCCGCCAGCGCGGCACCTATTTCGTGATGCTGACGCTCGCCTTCGCGCAGATGTTCTACTTCCTCGCCTACTCCATGCCCGGCCTCACGGGCGGCGACAACGGCCTGATGGACATCCCGCGCCCGTCCCTCGCCGTGGGCGGCTTCACGCTGTGGCCGCTCGCCTCGCCCTGGCAGTATTACGGCTTTGTCGCCGTGGTGTTCCTGGTGGCCTTCTGGCTGCTGCAGAAGGTGTCGGCCTCGGTGTTCGGCCGCACCCTGCTGGCCGTGCGCGACAACGAGGAGCGCGCGGGCGCCATCGGCTACGACCTGAAGCTGCTGAAGCTGCAGGCCTTCGTGATCTCCGGTGCCGTCACGGGCCTGGCCGGCGCGCTCCACGCCATGATGACCGGCATTGCCCCGCTGGCGAACGCCGAGTACCACACGAGCGAGATGATCCTCGTGATGACCGTGATCGGCGGCACCGGCAACCTCCTGGCCTCGCTGCTGGGCTCGGCCTTCTACCTGATCGTGGGCGACTGGCTCTCCACCCTCTGGCCGCGCTGGCTGCTGCTGCTGGGCGTGGTGCTGATGGTGATCAGCCTCGGCATGCAGCGCGGTCTCTGGGGCCTGTTCGAATCGGCCTGGGACCGCCTGCGCGGCGCGAAGGCCCCTGGCGACGCCACCCCTGCCGGCACGGGAGACAAAGCATGAGCACGGCCCCCATCCTGCTGGAAGCCATCGGCGTCGAGAAGCGCTATGACAAGTTCGCCGCGCTCTCGGGCGTCGACCTGAAAGTGCGCGCGAACACCGTGCATTCGGTGATCGGCCCCAACGGCGCAGGCAAGACCACGCTGTTCCACATGCTCACCGGCACCAAGGCGGTGAGCGGCGGGCGCATCGTGTTCGACGGCCACGACGTGACCCGCGAGCCGGACCACCGCCGCGTGCAGCGCGGCATGGCGCGCTCGTTCCAGGTGACCAGCCTGTTCCTCACGCTGCCGGTGCGCGAGAACCTGCGGCTGGCCGCGCAGGGCACGGCGCCCGCGCAGGCGCTCAACTGCTGGAGCGCGCCCATGGGCGCCCGCTCCCGCGCCGACGTGGTGGCCCGCGTGCTGGCGCGGCTGGGCCTGGAGCGCCATGCCGACACGCCCGTGGGCAACCTCTCGCACGGCCAGCAGCGCCGGCTCGAGGTGGGCATGGCGCTGGCCGCGGGCCCGAAGGCGATCTTCCTGGACGAGCCCACCTCGGGCATGGGCATCGACGATCTGGACGACATGAAGCGGCTGATCCAGGGCCTGAAGGACGAGCACACCGTGGTGCTCATCGAGCACAACATGAACATCGTGATGGACATCTCCGACACCGTCACCGTCATGCAGCAGGGCCGCGTGCTGGCCGAGGGCCATCCGCACGCGATACGCAGCGACGAGCGCGTTCGCAGCGCCTACCTGGGCAACATGATCACCGGAGGCAAGGCATGAGCATCCTGCAGATCGAGGGGCTGCACGCCCACTACGGCAAGAGCCACGTGCTGCAGGGCATCGACCTGCGCGTGGACGACGGCGAACTGGTCACGCTGCTCGGGCGCAACGGCGCGGGCAAGACCACCACGCTCAAGAGCATCTGCGGCGTGGTGCAGCCCAGCGCGGGGCGCGTGCGCTTCATGGGTGACGACGTACAGGGCCTGCCCGCGCACCGCATCGCGCAGCGCGGCGTGTGCCTGGTGCCCGAGCACCGCGGCATCTTCCGGCTGCTCACGGTGGAAGAGAACCTGCTGCTGGGCCAGCGCAAGCAATCGCCCTGGCAACTGGCCGACATCTACCGCATCTTCCCGCGCCTGAAGGAGCGCCGCAGCAACGGCGGCGGGCAGCTCTCGGGCGGCGAGCAGCAGATGCTGGCCATTGGCCGCGCGCTGATGAACGCCCCGCGCCTGCTCATGCTGGACGAGCCCGTGGAAGGCCTCGCACCCGTGATCGTCGAGGAGATCGTGTCCCAGCTGCAGGCCATCAAGGCCGCGGGCGTGGCCATCCTGCTCGTGGAACAGAACCTCGAAGTCTGCACCCAGCTGGCCGACCGCCACTACATCATCGAGCAAGGCGCGGTCGTGCACGAAGCCCGCAACGCCGACTTCCTGGCCGACGAAGCGACCAAGGACCGCTACCTAGGCGTCGGCCTGGCCTGACCCCCGAACCCCATTCAGGATCACCCACCGTGGACATGAAGACTTCCCCCCCTGCGCTGCAGGCGCGCGTGAACGGCGCGCGCCTCTGGCAATCGCTGATGGACCTGGCGCAGATCGGCGCCACGCCGAAGGGCGGCGTGTGCCGGCTGGCGCTCACCGCGCTGGACGGCGAGGGCCGCGACCTGTTCGTGCGCTGGGCGCGCGAGACCGGCTGCAGCGTGCGCATCGACGCCATCGGCAACATCTTCGCGCGCCGCGCCGGGCGCAACGACGCCCTGCCGCCCGTGATGACCGGCAGCCACATCGACACCCAGCCCACCGGCGGCAAGTTCGACGGCAACTACGGCGTGCTGGCCGGCCTGGAGGTGGTGCGCAGCTTGAACGACGCCGGCATCGAGACCGAGGCGCCGATCGAGATCGCCGTGTGGACCAATGAGGAAGGCTCGCGCTTCGTGCCCGTGATGATGGGCTCGGGCGTGTTCGCCGGCGCCTTCACGCTGGAGCATGCGCTGGAGCAGCGCGATGGCCAGGGCACCAGCGTGGCCGAGGCGCTCGCCGCCATCGGCTATGCCGGCGAGGCTGCCCCCACGCCCGCGGTGGGCGCGTATTTCGAGGCGCACATCGAGCAGGGGCCGGTATTGGAAGCTAACGGTTGCGTGATCGGCGTGGTGCAGGGCGCCCTCGGCCAGCGCTGGTACGACGTGACCGTGCAGGGCATGGAAGCCCATGCGGGCCCGACGCCCATGGACCTGCGCCGCGACGCGCTGCTGGCGGCGAGCAGCCTGGTGGAAGAAGTGAACCGCATCGCCCTGGCGCATGCGCCGCACGCGCGCGGCACGGTGGGCGTGCTGGAGGTGTTCCCCAGCTCGCGCAACGTGATCCCGGGCAGCGTGCGCATGACGGTGGACCTGCGCGCCGCCGACGACGCGGTGTTGCTGCAGATGGACGCCGCCCTGCGCGCGGCGTGCGAACGCATCGGTGCCGCCCGCCGCACGCAGATGGCAGTGGAGCAGGTGGTGTACTTCCCGCCGCAGCCCTTCACCCCCGAACTGGTGGAAGGCTTGCGCGCCGACGCGGCCGCGCTGGGCTACAGCGCCATGGACGTGGTGAGCGGCGCCGGGCACGATGCCGTGTACCTCGCACGCCTGGCGCCCACGGCCATGGTCTTCGTGCCGTGCGCGGACGGCATCAGCCACAACGAGATCGAAGACGCAGAGCCCGAACACCTGGAGGCCGGCTGCAACGTGCTGCTGCACGCCATGCTGCGCAGCGCGGGGGTGGCGGCATGACGATGAAGTTCCTGATCGCGCGGCTCAACCACGAGACCAACACCTTCTCGCCGGTGCCCACGCCGCTGGAAGCCTTCGCGCCCCGCTACGGGCAGGAGGCGCTGCAGGACAACCTCGGCATGCGTACCGCCATGGCTGCCTTCATCGACCTGGCCCGCAGCCTGGGCGCCGAGATGGTGACGCCCGTGTCGGCCATGGCCAACCCCAGCGGCCCGGTGCATGCCGCCGCCTACGACGAGCTCACCCGCCGCATCGTGGAAGCCGCGCCCGGCTGCGACGCCATCCTGCTGGACCTGCACGGCGCCATGGTGGCCGAGAACAGCCCCGACGGCGAAGGCGACCTGCTGGAGCGCGTGCGCGCCGCCGCGCCGGGCGTGCCCGTGGCCGTGGCGCTGGACCTGCACGGCAACATCACGCCCAAGATGGTCGCCCACGCCGACGTGATGGTGGGCTTCAAGACCTATCCGCACATCGACATGTACGAAACCGGCGAGCACGCCGGCCGCCTGCTGCTGGACATGCTGCAGGGCCGGGCGCGCTACACCGTGCGCTGGCACCCGCTGCCCATGATGGGCCACACGCTGCGCAGCACCACACTGCAGGGGGCGATGCTGCGCGCGGTGGACGCGGCGCGCGCGGCCGAGGCCGAAGGCATTCCCGCCGCCACGGTGTTCGCGGGCTTCTCGCTCGCCGACATCGAGGCGCCCTGCATGAGCGTGGTCGTCACCGCCGATGCCGACGACCCCGCGCCGGCCCAAGCCGCTGCGGACCGCATCGCCGCCGCGATCTGGGAGGAGCGCGCGGAATTCGTCTACGACAGCGAACCGCTGGGCGCGTCGCTGCAGCGCGCCCAGGCCCTGGCCGAGGGCGCTCAACGCCCGGTGCTGCTGCTGGACCACAGCGACAACTGCATGTCCGGCGGCACCTGCGACTCCATGGACGTGCTGCAGGCCGCCCTCGCCGAGGGCCTGGAAGACATCGCCGTGGGCCCGCTGTGCGACCCCGAGGCCGTCGCCGAGCTGATCGTGGCCGGCGTGGGCGCCCGCACCACCGTGCGCCTGGGCAACAAGGTGCCGCTCACCCAGCTCGGCGTGGCCAAGGAGCCGGTGGCCGTCGAAGGCACCGTGGTGGCCATCAGCGACGGCGAATACACCGTCACCGGCCCCATCTACACCGGCCAGCGCTGCGCCATGGGCCGCACCGTGCTGTTCGACACGGGCAAGGCGCGCATCGTGGTCACCGAGCGCACCCACGAGCCGTGGGACCTGGGCGTGTTCTCCTGCGTGGGCATGGACCCCACGGCCCACCGCTTCGTGCTGCTCAAGTCGCGCATGTACTGCCGGCCGGTGTTCGTGCCGCTCTCGCACGCGCTGGTCGAATGCGACAGCCCCACCGGGGTGACCAGTTCCAACTACGCGCTTTTCCCGTTCAGGAACGTACGCAGGCCGGTATTCCCGCTCGATCCGGCCTGAGATCGGCATACGGAGCGCAGGCAAGCGCTCCTCTGGTCCGCAGGGGCCCACGGCGGGGCCCACAGGCTACTGCACGAGCTGCCAGAAGGTCACGTGCGCGAACTTGGCATCGCTGGCCCAGGGGTCCCAGATGGTCTTGTCGCCCTTGCTGCGGGCTCCGGCCCAGCCGCCCAGAGACGTGGACATCGCCGGCGGATAGCTGCCGCGGGTCCGCAACGTTTCCGTCTTGCCGCCCCGGGTGTACGAATACCCTCCGGCAGCCTTGTCGGGACCAGGATAGACCACGATGACGTGCCCATGTCCCGGTTCCTTCTTGCCGCCGACGATGAGCGCCCCGCCGCGCGCCAGCTCGCCCACCTGCGACGCAGGAACGGAGCGCCAGTGGCGCTGGCCCTGCACGTGGTCCATGAGCGCGTTGGCATTCATCCACGGCTGGTCGGGCAGGTACTGCTGGATCACGTACCAGACCGAATGGCTGCAGGAATTGGGATAGAGGGCGGCGGCCTTGTCGCAGGCCTGCTGGAGTTTGGCGACCGCTGCAGCGTCTACGGGCATGGGGTGTGGTCCTGTGTCGATGAAGCCTCCGCGGTCTTCGCGGGGGAGGCACGGTAAAGGCGGGCTTCACTGTCCCACCTCAGGGTGGGCAGGCGGTAGTCGCCGCCCTGCGCAGGCGAGCGCACCTGCAACTGGATTTCCTGGGGAATACCGTCGCGCCAGCGGCCCGGGCGCACCTCGAGGTCTTCGGGCGGGTCCACTGGAAAGAGATGCGGCAACCGGGCCAGGCAGCGGCCCGCCTCGTCCACCAGCACCGGCAGGGGAAAGCGCTCCCACGGGGCGTTGGCCGGCAGGTTGCGGTAATAGGCATCGGTGAACACCGCCACCAGGCGGACCTCGGCCGGCGCCCGGGCCGGTGCCTTGCCCGCCGGGCGTTCGGCCAGGGCACACACGCGCGTCGCATCGCGGTAGGGCGCCCACTCCACCGGCAGCACCAGGTCGGCGCCAGGCGGCTGGCAGTGGGCGGGGTCGATGGCCGGGGGCGCCTTGGTCCCGGCCTGGACCGCGGTGGACAGCGCAACGCCAACCAGCCAGCCGGACCATGAAAGAACTGCGTTCATGGGTGCATAAAAAAGGTAATGTTTTGGGGGTTTGCAGAGGCCTGGAGCCTCCGGCACGCAGGTGACTGCGGGCGCGAGTTTCGCCGCGGATTGCGGCAAATCGCTGCAAAACCCATCAGTTGGAAACCAATTGATTCAAAAATAACAATGGCAGCACAAAAAAGGTCGGCAGAACGGCAGAACCGTTGCGGCGCGTGCATGCCCGGCCGGCCCGGTGCTGCGCTGCCAGGTCATGGGTGCTTCGCCCTGGTTAAGCAGAATTCCTTACCAGGGTTTCTACGGCAGGCTGACTACAATCTCACACCCTAAAACGCCGGCCCGTCCTGGAGCGTCCGCTCCTTTGGCGAGGTCCGGCAGCCCTTCACAGAGCTGGAGACCCCTTGATGTCCGATACCCCCCCGGTCAACGCCACGCCTGACAAACGCGCCCTGCTGCGCCAAGCGGCCCTCGAATACCACGAGTTTCCGAAGCCGGGAAAGATCGCCATCGCCGCCACCAAGCAGATGGTCAACCAGCACGACCTGGCGCTGGCCTACTCGCCGGGCGTGGCCGCGCCTTGCGAGGAGATCGTCAAGGACCCCGCCGCCGCCTTCCGCTACACCGCGCGCGGCAACCTGGTGGGCGTGATCTCCAACGGCACGGCCGTCCTCGGCCTGGGCGACATCGGCGCGCTGGCCTCCAAGCCGGTGATGGAAGGCAAGGGCGTACTCTTCAAGAAGTTCGCCGGCGTCGATGTGTTCGACATCGAGATCAACGAGAAAGACCCGGCAAAGCTCGTCGAGGTCATCGCCGCCCTGGAGCCCACCTTCGGCGCCATCAACCTCGAGGACATCAAGGCCCCCGATTGCTTCTACGTGGAGCGCGAGCTGCGCAAGCGCCTGAACATCCCCGTCTTCCACGACGACCAGCACGGCACCGCCATCACGGTGGCCGCGGCCATGCTCAACGCCCTGAAGGTGGTGGGCAAGGACATCGGCGAAGTGCGCCTGGTCACCTCGGGCGCGGGCGCCGCGGCGCTCGCCTGCCTGAACCTGCTGCTGAAGGTGGGCCTCAAGCGCGAGAACGTGTTCGTCACCGACCTGGCCGGCGTGGTCTATGAAGGCCGCACCGAGCTGATGGACGAGGACAAGATCCAGTTCGCCCAGAAGACCGACGCCCGCACCCTGGCCGAAGTCATCGAAGGCGCCGACGTGTTCCTGGGCCTGTCGGCCGGCGGCGTGCTCAAGCCCGCGATGGTGGCCAGGATGGCGGCGCGCCCGGTCATCTTCGCGCTGGCCAACCCCAACCCGGAAATCACGCCCGAGGACGCCCATGCGGTGCGCGGCGACGTGGTCATGGCCACGGGCCGCACGGACTACCCGAACCAGGTCAACAACGTCCTGTGCTTCCCGTATATCTTCCGCGGCGCGCTCGACTGCGGCGCGACCACGATCACCCTGGAAATGGAAATCGCCGCGGTGCACGCCATCGCCGAGCTGGCCCAGGCCGAGCAGAGCGAGGTGGTGGCTGCGGCCTACGTGGGCGAGCCCCTGGCCTTCGGCCCCGAATACCTGATCCCCAAGCCGTTCGATCCGCGCCTGATGATCAAGATCGCGCCGGCCGTCGCCCAGGCCGCGGCGGACAGCGGCGTGGCCCAGCGGCCCATCGCCGACATGGACGCCTACCGCGACCACCTGCAGACCTTCGTCTATGCCTCCGGCACGATGATGAAGCCGATCGTCAATGCCGCGAAGGTGGCCGCCAAGAAGCGCGTGGCCTATGCCGAGGGCGAGGAAGAGCGCGTGCTGCGCGCTGCGCAGATCGTGGTGGACGAGAAGATCGCCCGCCCCACCCTGATCGGCCGCCCGGCCATCATCGCCCAGCGCGTCGAGAAGTTCGGCCTGCGGCTGAGGGAAGGTGTGGACTACGACGTGGTGAACGTCGAGAACGACCACCGCTACCGCGACTTCTGGCAGACCTACCACCGCATGACGGAGCGCAAGGGCATCACCGTGCCCATCGCCAAGATCGAGATGCGCCGCCGCCTCGCGCTGATCGCATCCATGCTGCTGCACAAGGGCGAAGTGGACGGCATGATCTGCGGCACCTGGGGCCACACGGCGCACCACCTGAACTACATCGACCAGGTGATCGGCAAGCGCGCCGGCGTGAACACCTACGCCTGCATGAACGGCCTGCTGCTGCCCGACCGCCAGGTCTTCCTGGTGGACACGCACGTCAACTACGACCCGACGGCCGAACAGCTCGCCGAGATCACCGTGATGGCGGCCGAGGAAATGATGCGCTTCGGCATCAAGCCCAAGGCGGCGCTGCTGTCGCACTCCAACTTCGGCTCCAGCAACCAGCCCAGCGCCGTGAAGATGCGCCAGACGCTGGAACTGCTGCGTGTGCAGGCCCCCTGGCTGGAAGTGGACGGCGAGATGCACGGCGACGTGGCCCTGGATGCCGCCCTGCGCACCCAGGTGATGCCGCACAGCACGCTGGCCGGCAGCGCCAACCTGCTGGTGTTGCCCAACATCGATGCCGCCAACATTTCCTACAACCTGCTCAAGACCGCCGCCGGTGGCGGCATCGCCATCGGCCCCGTGCTGCTGGGCGCGGCCGAGCCGGTGCATGTCCTCACGGCCAGCGCGACCGTGCGCCGCATCGTCAACATGACAGCCCTGACGGTGGCCGACGCCAACGCCGCGCGCTGAACTGCCCGGCCATAGCGAGCGCTAACTTTAGAGCGCCGTGAAACCCTCCAGCGCCTGCCCATTTTTTGGGCAGGCGCTTGCTTTTTGGGGGTCTTTACGTCACACTACTGGCTCGAAATTTCGGGTAAACCCGTAGTTTCTGAAAGGTGTAGTTGATGCTGAAGGCCATCGCCATCCGGGCGTACACGGCAGGTATTGCATACGCTCTGGGTGCCGCGTTCGTTCTGGCCCCTCTCTCGGGGGAAGCCCGGAATGCTCCGTCCCCGGGCGGAACCGACACCATCGCATTGGCCGAACTTCCCCCGCAAGGACGCGCCACCTTCAGTCTCATCCGCGAAGGCGGCCCCTTCCCACACGACAAGGACGGTAGCGTCTTTGGCAACCGGGAACGCCTGTTGCCCCCGCACAAGCGGGGCTACTACCGGGAATACACCGTCAGGACACCGGGAGCGAGCAACCGTGGTGCACGGCGGATCGTATGCGGCGGCCCTCCCCGCACGCCGGACGCCTGCTACTACACCAGCGACCACTACGCGAGCTTTCGGAAGATCGTGGAATGACTTGGCCCCCGAGCCCAGCGGGCAGGAGCCGATGCACAGAACGATCGCAGGCCTGCCGACTCTTTTCCTGAGAAACCGTGCCATCCAGGCGGTTTCCGGCGATATTCCTCATTGGTGACTACATAAAGAAAGAGCAGCGGAGATGGAAATGCCACTTCGTACCGACCAGGACAACCCACTGCGCGGCGTGCGCCCCAACATCGTGCAGTCGATCCGGGCCTTCCGCGTGCAGGATCTGCAGGCCTCCGC comes from the Paracidovorax avenae ATCC 19860 genome and includes:
- a CDS encoding branched-chain amino acid ABC transporter permease, producing MTILRKHFHLLLALAFVLAMPLTMQSGSLASEVLIYGLAAMGCNLLLGHTGLLSFGQGIFFGLGSYTIALTLTRWPLPMPLALALAVVAGAVGAALVGWVAIRQRGTYFVMLTLAFAQMFYFLAYSMPGLTGGDNGLMDIPRPSLAVGGFTLWPLASPWQYYGFVAVVFLVAFWLLQKVSASVFGRTLLAVRDNEERAGAIGYDLKLLKLQAFVISGAVTGLAGALHAMMTGIAPLANAEYHTSEMILVMTVIGGTGNLLASLLGSAFYLIVGDWLSTLWPRWLLLLGVVLMVISLGMQRGLWGLFESAWDRLRGAKAPGDATPAGTGDKA
- a CDS encoding ABC transporter ATP-binding protein, encoding MSTAPILLEAIGVEKRYDKFAALSGVDLKVRANTVHSVIGPNGAGKTTLFHMLTGTKAVSGGRIVFDGHDVTREPDHRRVQRGMARSFQVTSLFLTLPVRENLRLAAQGTAPAQALNCWSAPMGARSRADVVARVLARLGLERHADTPVGNLSHGQQRRLEVGMALAAGPKAIFLDEPTSGMGIDDLDDMKRLIQGLKDEHTVVLIEHNMNIVMDISDTVTVMQQGRVLAEGHPHAIRSDERVRSAYLGNMITGGKA
- a CDS encoding ABC transporter ATP-binding protein is translated as MSILQIEGLHAHYGKSHVLQGIDLRVDDGELVTLLGRNGAGKTTTLKSICGVVQPSAGRVRFMGDDVQGLPAHRIAQRGVCLVPEHRGIFRLLTVEENLLLGQRKQSPWQLADIYRIFPRLKERRSNGGGQLSGGEQQMLAIGRALMNAPRLLMLDEPVEGLAPVIVEEIVSQLQAIKAAGVAILLVEQNLEVCTQLADRHYIIEQGAVVHEARNADFLADEATKDRYLGVGLA
- a CDS encoding Zn-dependent hydrolase, yielding MKTSPPALQARVNGARLWQSLMDLAQIGATPKGGVCRLALTALDGEGRDLFVRWARETGCSVRIDAIGNIFARRAGRNDALPPVMTGSHIDTQPTGGKFDGNYGVLAGLEVVRSLNDAGIETEAPIEIAVWTNEEGSRFVPVMMGSGVFAGAFTLEHALEQRDGQGTSVAEALAAIGYAGEAAPTPAVGAYFEAHIEQGPVLEANGCVIGVVQGALGQRWYDVTVQGMEAHAGPTPMDLRRDALLAASSLVEEVNRIALAHAPHARGTVGVLEVFPSSRNVIPGSVRMTVDLRAADDAVLLQMDAALRAACERIGAARRTQMAVEQVVYFPPQPFTPELVEGLRADAAALGYSAMDVVSGAGHDAVYLARLAPTAMVFVPCADGISHNEIEDAEPEHLEAGCNVLLHAMLRSAGVAA
- a CDS encoding M81 family metallopeptidase encodes the protein MKFLIARLNHETNTFSPVPTPLEAFAPRYGQEALQDNLGMRTAMAAFIDLARSLGAEMVTPVSAMANPSGPVHAAAYDELTRRIVEAAPGCDAILLDLHGAMVAENSPDGEGDLLERVRAAAPGVPVAVALDLHGNITPKMVAHADVMVGFKTYPHIDMYETGEHAGRLLLDMLQGRARYTVRWHPLPMMGHTLRSTTLQGAMLRAVDAARAAEAEGIPAATVFAGFSLADIEAPCMSVVVTADADDPAPAQAAADRIAAAIWEERAEFVYDSEPLGASLQRAQALAEGAQRPVLLLDHSDNCMSGGTCDSMDVLQAALAEGLEDIAVGPLCDPEAVAELIVAGVGARTTVRLGNKVPLTQLGVAKEPVAVEGTVVAISDGEYTVTGPIYTGQRCAMGRTVLFDTGKARIVVTERTHEPWDLGVFSCVGMDPTAHRFVLLKSRMYCRPVFVPLSHALVECDSPTGVTSSNYALFPFRNVRRPVFPLDPA
- a CDS encoding NADP-dependent malic enzyme — translated: MSDTPPVNATPDKRALLRQAALEYHEFPKPGKIAIAATKQMVNQHDLALAYSPGVAAPCEEIVKDPAAAFRYTARGNLVGVISNGTAVLGLGDIGALASKPVMEGKGVLFKKFAGVDVFDIEINEKDPAKLVEVIAALEPTFGAINLEDIKAPDCFYVERELRKRLNIPVFHDDQHGTAITVAAAMLNALKVVGKDIGEVRLVTSGAGAAALACLNLLLKVGLKRENVFVTDLAGVVYEGRTELMDEDKIQFAQKTDARTLAEVIEGADVFLGLSAGGVLKPAMVARMAARPVIFALANPNPEITPEDAHAVRGDVVMATGRTDYPNQVNNVLCFPYIFRGALDCGATTITLEMEIAAVHAIAELAQAEQSEVVAAAYVGEPLAFGPEYLIPKPFDPRLMIKIAPAVAQAAADSGVAQRPIADMDAYRDHLQTFVYASGTMMKPIVNAAKVAAKKRVAYAEGEEERVLRAAQIVVDEKIARPTLIGRPAIIAQRVEKFGLRLREGVDYDVVNVENDHRYRDFWQTYHRMTERKGITVPIAKIEMRRRLALIASMLLHKGEVDGMICGTWGHTAHHLNYIDQVIGKRAGVNTYACMNGLLLPDRQVFLVDTHVNYDPTAEQLAEITVMAAEEMMRFGIKPKAALLSHSNFGSSNQPSAVKMRQTLELLRVQAPWLEVDGEMHGDVALDAALRTQVMPHSTLAGSANLLVLPNIDAANISYNLLKTAAGGGIAIGPVLLGAAEPVHVLTASATVRRIVNMTALTVADANAAR
- a CDS encoding ribonuclease domain-containing protein, which produces MLKAIAIRAYTAGIAYALGAAFVLAPLSGEARNAPSPGGTDTIALAELPPQGRATFSLIREGGPFPHDKDGSVFGNRERLLPPHKRGYYREYTVRTPGASNRGARRIVCGGPPRTPDACYYTSDHYASFRKIVE